Proteins from a genomic interval of Anas platyrhynchos isolate ZD024472 breed Pekin duck chromosome 4, IASCAAS_PekinDuck_T2T, whole genome shotgun sequence:
- the RBM46 gene encoding probable RNA-binding protein 46 isoform X2, translated as MHEENTAATNGCGKTRSSTQNEAALLALMEKTGYSMVQENGQRKFGGPPPGWEGPPPPRGCEVFVGKIPRDMYEDELVPIFERAGKIYEFRLMMEFSGENRGYAFVMYTAKEEAQLAIKILNNYEIRPGKFIGVCVSLDNCRLFIGAIPKEKKKQEILNEMKKVTEGVVDVIVYPNATDKTKNRGFAFVEYESHRAAAMARRRLIPGTFQLWGHTIQVDWADPEKEVDEETMQRVKVLYVRNLMLSTTEDTIKAEFNKFKPGVVERVKKLRDYAFVHFFNREDAVAAMSVMNGRCIDGASIEVTLAKPINKESTWKQHFNDQISPSSESLLGFPSKEDGHQKSAWKQANLSVRLNGQHSPSPPEVERCTYPFLPGTKLTPISMYSLKSSHFSSAVMHLDYFCYKNNWVPPEYYLYSTTSQDGKILLVYKVLVPSIAYGSQSYFMPDKLCTTLEDAKELAAQLTLLHLANCAPYSA; from the exons ATGCATGAGGAAAATACAGCTGCAACAAATGGATGTGGCAAAACCAGAAGTAGTACTCAGAATGAGGCTGCCTTACTGGCTCTGATGGAGAAGACTGGATACAGCATGGTTCAAGAAAATGGGCAAAGAAAATTTGGTGGTCCTCCACCAG GTTGGGAAGGTCCTCCACCACCTCGTGGATGTGAAGTTTTTGTGGGTAAGATTCCTCGTGATATGTATGAAGATGAATTGGTTCCTATTTTCGAGAGAGCTGGGAAGATCTACGAGTTTAGGCTGATGATGGAATTCAGTGGTGAGAATCGAGGCTATGCTTTTGTAATGTACACTGCTAAAGAGGAAGCCCAGCTAGCCATCAAGATTCTTAACAACTACGAAATTCGTCCAGGGAAGTTTATTGGTGTCTGCGTCAGCTTGGACAACTGCAGACTATTTATTGGAGCTattccaaaagaaaagaaaaaacaagaaatactgaatgaaatgaaaaaagttACAGAAGGAGTGGTGGATGTCATCGTTTATCCAAATGCCACTGACAAAACTAAAAATCGTGGCTTTGCTTTCGTAGAATATGAGTCTCACAGAGCAGCTGCAATGGCTAGAAGGAGGCTAATCCCAG GAACGTTCCAGCTCTGGGGTCATACTATTCAAGTAGATTGGGCAGACCCAGAGAAAGAAGTTGATGAAGAAACAATGCAGAGAGTCAAAGTGTTGTATGTAAGAAATTTAATGCTCTCTACTACAGAAGACACGATTAAAGCTGAATTCAACAAGTTCAAGCCAGGAGTAGTTGAACGTGTGAAGAAGCTGAGAGACTatgcttttgttcattttttcaacCGAGAGGATGCAGTTGCTGCCATGTCTGTAATGAATGGGAGGTGCATTGATGGAGCTAGTATTGAGGTAACACTGGCAAAGCCAATTAACAAAGAAAGTACTTGGAAGCAACATTTTAATGATCAGATAAGTCCCTCTTCTGAAAGTCTCTTAGGGTTTCCCAGCAAAGAGGATGGTCATCAAAAATCTGCATGGAAACAAGCAAACCTTTCAGTTCGTCTTAATGGTCAGCACAGTCCAAGCCCCCCTGAAGTTGAAAGGTGTACATACCCATTTCTTCCAGGAACAAAGCTTACTCCAATTAGTATGTATTCCTTAAAATCTAGTCACTTCAGTTCTGCAGTAATGCACCTGGATTAtttttgctataaaaataaCTGGGTACCACCAGAATACTACCTGTATTCAACCACGAGTCAGGATGGGAAAATACTTCTGGTGTACAAGGTACTTGTTCCTAGTATTGCATATGGTTCCCAGAGTTACTTCATGCCAGACAAACTCTGTACAACATTAGAAGATGCGAAGGAATTGGCAGCACAGTTGACACTTCTGCATCTAG CCAACTGTGCACCGTACTCTGCTTGA
- the RBM46 gene encoding probable RNA-binding protein 46 isoform X1 — MHEENTAATNGCGKTRSSTQNEAALLALMEKTGYSMVQENGQRKFGGPPPGWEGPPPPRGCEVFVGKIPRDMYEDELVPIFERAGKIYEFRLMMEFSGENRGYAFVMYTAKEEAQLAIKILNNYEIRPGKFIGVCVSLDNCRLFIGAIPKEKKKQEILNEMKKVTEGVVDVIVYPNATDKTKNRGFAFVEYESHRAAAMARRRLIPGTFQLWGHTIQVDWADPEKEVDEETMQRVKVLYVRNLMLSTTEDTIKAEFNKFKPGVVERVKKLRDYAFVHFFNREDAVAAMSVMNGRCIDGASIEVTLAKPINKESTWKQHFNDQISPSSESLLGFPSKEDGHQKSAWKQANLSVRLNGQHSPSPPEVERCTYPFLPGTKLTPISMYSLKSSHFSSAVMHLDYFCYKNNWVPPEYYLYSTTSQDGKILLVYKVLVPSIAYGSQSYFMPDKLCTTLEDAKELAAQLTLLHLDGDHKLVNLGLCRRTWRKTSQKDRTSQLCTVLCLNCPEEQVEQLKV, encoded by the exons ATGCATGAGGAAAATACAGCTGCAACAAATGGATGTGGCAAAACCAGAAGTAGTACTCAGAATGAGGCTGCCTTACTGGCTCTGATGGAGAAGACTGGATACAGCATGGTTCAAGAAAATGGGCAAAGAAAATTTGGTGGTCCTCCACCAG GTTGGGAAGGTCCTCCACCACCTCGTGGATGTGAAGTTTTTGTGGGTAAGATTCCTCGTGATATGTATGAAGATGAATTGGTTCCTATTTTCGAGAGAGCTGGGAAGATCTACGAGTTTAGGCTGATGATGGAATTCAGTGGTGAGAATCGAGGCTATGCTTTTGTAATGTACACTGCTAAAGAGGAAGCCCAGCTAGCCATCAAGATTCTTAACAACTACGAAATTCGTCCAGGGAAGTTTATTGGTGTCTGCGTCAGCTTGGACAACTGCAGACTATTTATTGGAGCTattccaaaagaaaagaaaaaacaagaaatactgaatgaaatgaaaaaagttACAGAAGGAGTGGTGGATGTCATCGTTTATCCAAATGCCACTGACAAAACTAAAAATCGTGGCTTTGCTTTCGTAGAATATGAGTCTCACAGAGCAGCTGCAATGGCTAGAAGGAGGCTAATCCCAG GAACGTTCCAGCTCTGGGGTCATACTATTCAAGTAGATTGGGCAGACCCAGAGAAAGAAGTTGATGAAGAAACAATGCAGAGAGTCAAAGTGTTGTATGTAAGAAATTTAATGCTCTCTACTACAGAAGACACGATTAAAGCTGAATTCAACAAGTTCAAGCCAGGAGTAGTTGAACGTGTGAAGAAGCTGAGAGACTatgcttttgttcattttttcaacCGAGAGGATGCAGTTGCTGCCATGTCTGTAATGAATGGGAGGTGCATTGATGGAGCTAGTATTGAGGTAACACTGGCAAAGCCAATTAACAAAGAAAGTACTTGGAAGCAACATTTTAATGATCAGATAAGTCCCTCTTCTGAAAGTCTCTTAGGGTTTCCCAGCAAAGAGGATGGTCATCAAAAATCTGCATGGAAACAAGCAAACCTTTCAGTTCGTCTTAATGGTCAGCACAGTCCAAGCCCCCCTGAAGTTGAAAGGTGTACATACCCATTTCTTCCAGGAACAAAGCTTACTCCAATTAGTATGTATTCCTTAAAATCTAGTCACTTCAGTTCTGCAGTAATGCACCTGGATTAtttttgctataaaaataaCTGGGTACCACCAGAATACTACCTGTATTCAACCACGAGTCAGGATGGGAAAATACTTCTGGTGTACAAGGTACTTGTTCCTAGTATTGCATATGGTTCCCAGAGTTACTTCATGCCAGACAAACTCTGTACAACATTAGAAGATGCGAAGGAATTGGCAGCACAGTTGACACTTCTGCATCTAG ATGGGGACCATAAGCTTGTAAATCTAGGCCTGTGTAGGAGAACTTGGAGAAAAACAAGTCAGAAAGATAGAACAAG CCAACTGTGCACCGTACTCTGCTTGAATTGCCCTGAAGAACAAGTTGAGCAGTTGAAAGTTTGA